GTTTCCCTCGGCCTGCGGCAAGACCAACCTCGCCATGCTGATCCCGACCATCCCCGGCTGGAAGGTCGAGACCATCGGCGACGACATCGCGTGGATGAAGTTCGGCGCCGACGGCCGGCTGTACGCCATCAATCCGGAAGCCGGATTCTTCGGCGTCGCCCCCGGCACCAGCATGAAGTCGAACGAGAACGCCATGCTGAGCGTTACTCGCAACTCCATCTTCACCAATGTCGCCATCACCCGCGACGCTGACGTGTGGTGGGAGTCCATGACCGACAAGCCGCCGGCCGCGTTGATCGACTGGCTGCGCCGTCCCTGGACCCCGAAATCCGGACGCAAGGCCGCTCACCCCAACGCCCGCTTCACCGCTCCGGCGAAACAGTGCCCCTGCATCGCCGCCGAATGGGAAGACCCGAAGGGCGTGGCCATCGACGCCATCCTCTTCGGCGGACGCCGCGCCGGGGTCGTGCCCCTGGTGGTGGAGTCGTTCGATTGGCAGCACGGGACCTTCCTGGGGGCGACCGCTTCTAGCGAGACCACCGCGGCCGCTGCCGGCAAGGTCGGCCAGTTGCGCCGCGACCCCATGGCCATGCTGCCCTTCTGCGGCTACAACATGGGCGACTACTTCGGGCACTACCTGAAGATCGGCCAGCGCGCCGGCGCCAAGCTGCCTCGCATCTACTACGTCAATTGGTTCCGCCAGGACGAGAACGGCAAGTTCCTGTGGCCGGGCTACGGCGAGAACAGCCGCGTGCTCAAGTGGGTCTTCGAGCGTGTGGACGGCGCCGCAAAGGCCGAGGACACACCCATCGGGCGCCTGCCCGCCCGCGGCGGCCTCGACATCAACGGCCTCGACGTCAGCCCCGCTGCCATGGAGAAGCTGCTCAACGTGGACATCGACGGCTGGCTGGCTGAAGTGCCGCTCATCCGCGACCACTTCGCCAAGTTCGGCTCCCATCTGCCGCAGGGCATGAAGGACGAAGTGGACAAGCTGGAACAGCGACTCAAAGCCGCGAAGAAGTAGTCCAGAGGAACAAGACAGCGCCGTGCCCAGTGCACGGCGCTGCGTCTTTTGCCGACTTTGGTATCCTGACTCCCGACTCCTGACTCCTGACTACTTCTTCCACTATGTTCGCCCGCAAGGTCCGCGTCGAGTACGAAGCCGGAAGCAAGCGCCAGCCTGTCCCCCTGAAGTGGCTCGACAGCTTCTCCATGCGCAACTTCACCAACGACCAGATCTTCGACGACACCCTCCCGGTCTCCGATGGTCTCCTCGAGGTCGGCGCCCGCGTGCCTCTCGACCGGCTGCGCGACGCCATGGAGGAGTGGTTCCGCAAAAAGGGCTACTTGCCGGCCGGACAGGCTTTGCGCGTCTCGGAAAAATAGACCGGCGTCATGCTGAGGTCCCCTAGGACCGAAGCATCTCGCGTGCACAGCGGCCACCGACACTGTACGCGAGATCCTTCGGGGCTGAAGCCCCTCAGGATGACGCCCTCTGGTGTGTAGTGGTTAGTTCGGGCTGGGTGCCGTGGTTTGTGCGGCGCCGGTGTTGACCAGGTCTTTCAATTCCTTGCTCGGCTTGAAGAAGGGGATCTTCTTGGCCGGCACCTCGACCCGGTCGCCGGTCTTGGGATTGCGGCCCACCCGCGGTTTGCGCTGGCGGGTGCGGAAGCTGCCGAACCCGCGGATCTCGATCTTGTCTCCCGCGCGCAGCGAGTGCACGATGCTGTCGAAGATGGTCTCCACGATCACTTCGCTGTCTTTGCGCGTAAGTTCCACCAGGCGGGAAACTTCGTCGATCAGGTCGGCTTTGGTCATGAGCGCTGCCTTCTGTGTCGGGTTGCCTCGTATCTTACACAAAATGCGGGTGGTAGGCGATTTTTTCGTTTCCCGGAATGGATCCAACCCGCCCTACTTCCACAGGTAGAAGAAGCTGGGATGGCTCTGCAGCACCTTGGCGCGCAGGTCGGGCAGCAAGCTGTCGGCGTCGCCCAGGATCAGGTCGAGCACCGTCCGGCGCTCTTTCTCCGGGCGGACCAGCGTGGGCTCGCCCTTGATCCCCACCGACTTGGCGGTGTCCTCCACGCAGGCCTGGAAATCTCCGATCTGGTCGATGAGCTTCAGTTCCAGCGCCTGCTCGCCGGTCCACACCCGCCCGTTGGCCATGGCCTTGACGTCCTCTTCCTTCATCTTGCGGCCCTCGGCGACGGCATGGATGAACTGCCCGTGCATGTTGTCGATCAGGCTTTGGAAGTACGCCTTCTCCTCCGGAGTCATGTCGCGCGAGGGATTGCCCGCATCCTTCAGCTCGCCGGCTTTCAGGGTGATGTCTTTCAGCTTGGCCCAGCGCATCAGGTCGCCGTAATTCACCCACTGCGCGATCACCCCGATGGACCCCACGATGGAGCCGCGGTCGGCGAAGATCTTGTTGGTCGCCGAGGCCACGTAATAGCCGCCGCTGGCCCCCACCGTCTCGATGGAAGCCACGATCCGTTTCTTCTTCTGGTCGCGGATGCGCTTGACCGCGTCGTACAGTTCCTGGGAGGCCGCCACGCCGCCCCCCGGCGTGTTGACGTGCAGGATGATGGCCTTGATCGAGCTGTCGTCGCCGTAGCGCTTGAGCTGGTCCACGACCGTCTTCGGCTGGAGAATGACGCCCTCCAGGTCCACCACCGCGATCTTCTCGCCGAAGCCCCCGAAGCCGTCGCTGCGCTGCGTGCGCATGCTCAGGTACACCAGGGTGAAGACCGCGATCAGGAAGAGGAAGAACGCGCCTCCCCCGACCACCACCCACAACAGCGTCCGGGAACGGTCACCATTCGCCATGGGAAACGCTAAGTGTAGCACCGGGCGGCTGACTCCTGACCCCCGACTCCAGCTGCTCGGATATACTGAGCTATACCTTCGGTTCCCGAGGTGTCATATGGCTTTCTGCACTTCTTGCGGCGCAACCCTCGACTCCAACGCGCAATTCTGTGTCAAATGCGGCGCCCGTCAAGCCGTCGGTGTCGGCGGAGCGGCGCCGGCCCCGGCCTCCGGCGGCGGCGCCCTGAAAATCGTCCTGATCGTGGTCGCCGGCGTCATCCTCCTCAGCGTCGTGGGTTCGGTGGCGACCATGATTTTCGTCGGCAAGAGGCTGCACGACGCCAAGGTCAGCATCCGGGAGCACGGCGGCGAGGCGACAGTCGAGACTCCCATGGGCACCGTGCACACCACCAAGGACCCCGCCAAGATCGCCGAAAACCTGGGCGTCGACATCTATCCGGGGGCGAAGGCCATCGAGGGTGGCAGCGAAGTCCAGACCATGGGCATGCGCACCGTCACCGGCATCTTTGAGACCAGCGATCCGGTGGACAAGGTCGGCGACTTCTATCACGAGAAGTATCCCAAGGGCATATACACCGCCACTGACCGCGAAACCTCCATCATCACCGGCAGCCAGGGCTCGATGGTCACCATCCACATCAAGGACGACGGCGGCAAGACCAAGCTCACCATCGTGAACATGGCGGGCAAGGGCGTGCGCGCCCCCGGAGCGCCCGAGCCTCCAGAGCCGCCCGAACCTCCCCGCGAGCGGACCAACTAGGAATGGGCTTAAAGCCCAATGGATTGACCGCTGAGGGCTGAGGACTCAACCCTTTTTCTTGTCAAGCCCTCCACAATCCGGATTTCCCCGCAACCTACTCATTGGGCTCGAAATATAAATCTGTGGAAAAGGGGCAAACTACTCCCTTCGATTTGTCATACTGGAATTAGAGGGTGCAGGAAGAAGTCGTCAGTCGTCAGCAAGAAACCCTGTCAAGCCCCACAGAATCCCGATTCCTCTGCAACCATCTGGAAACGCTGGAAATATAAGAATCTGGAGGGTGGTACTGCGACCCCCTCCGATTTGTTATTCTGAAAATAAAGGGAGTTTTTCTTCGCTGCCCACCGGCCACTGCCCACCGGCCACTGACTATGAAAAAGCTCACGCGCGCCCGCCCGCGCCCCTGTCCCCGTCTGCCCGACCGATCCGCCAAGGGGGAATGGGCCGAAGCCGCATTCCTGACCAAGGCACTCGGTCTCCGCCTGACCGTCTGCCGCCCGTTTTCCAGCCACTATCGCTTCGACTTTCTTGTCGTCTCGCCATGCGGCAAAGTCTCCCGCGTCCAGGTCAAGTCGGCCTGGACCCCGCAGCTGCATTCGGATTACTTTCTCAACGCCCGGCCTCACGGTCGCTCCTATCGTTCGCCGGAGATTGATTTTATCGCCGGCTACGTCGTGCCGGAAGACGTCTGGTACATCATCCCCGTCCGTGATCTACACCGCCATGCGCCCAAGGTGTATCCCCGCGTCGCTCGCAGCCGCAGCAAATGGGAGCGCTACCGCGAAGCCTGGCACTTGTTGCGCTCTTGAATCGTGATTACGTGGCGCAGCCCCGGGGTCCCCGGCGCGCCCGGTTTTGGCGTGCTGGGGTGAGGGTGCCCTCGGCCGCGCAGCCCGCGTCAGCGGGCGTAAGAATCCTTGACCCCAGCGCCTGAATGCAGTAAATCCACAGCCACATGTCTCCGCCCGTCGGCCTTGTCGAATTGGTGAAACGCTTCGACCGCAACGCCGATGCCTACCGCTCCCCGGCGTACAACGAGACCCAACTCCGCCACGAATTCCTCGATCCCTTCTTCGAATTGCTGGGCTGGGATGTAAACAACCGCAAGGGCTACGCCGAACCTTAAGACGTGTCACTTCTGTCGTATTCCTGCCGTGTGTAGTTGAAGCCACTTCAAAAGAAAAATCCTATCTGTGTCACTGGCGCGCAGCAGGTCCTGTATAAGTTGACCACGGGTCGGCCTTGGCAAGAAAGCAGCACGGTCCAAGCCATACGCGCAATCCAGACAAAGTGCGGGTGGATTTGGTGGCTCGGTAGTTGAGAACAACTTGCGCACACCGGGAATGTCGTGGTCGCTTGCAAGCGTTGCAATGGGGAAAAGCGCCGAGACGATCAATTGGAGCACTTGTCTTTGGCAGATTCAGGCTGGGAGTCGTTCTTGTCGCACGATTCAACGAGATGCGCCCCCTCTTGTAAGACTTGCCTGTATTGGTCAGTCGTTTGGCCCGATGCCCGAGAGCGTACTCGAAGATTGCGGAGCGCCAGGGAAAAGATAGCCCGGTTTCGGGCCCTGTACCCGTCCTCAATAGTCTGGAGTAGTAAGACGAGGATGTTGCTCCAGGAAGAAGTGGACCGCCTATATCGTGAGTGTCAGAAGTTCGCCGCAGACAGCATTGTCAAAACTGTGGCGGAAACGATCGAAGTGTTGGGGATGAAATCGGCCGCCGGTTCCGATGGAGTTGGCTAGTTGAGCTTGATCCTCGGGGATCTTCCCAACGAGGTACCACGCAACACTCGGGCGAGCGCGAGAGGAGTGCCGCCCCTGAAGGGGCTCGGGAAATCCGAGGGGGACGGCTACCCTCGGTTCGCGGACCGAGGTCCGCGAATCCCGGCCTGAAGGCCGGGCCTACCTCGTCTGGGTTACGTGCAAACGTCCGCTGGCGCGGGCTGGTGTCCACGCTCGGGCCCTGGCGGAAAGCGTGTCGCCCCTGAAGGGGCTCAGGACTTATTTGGGGGGCGGCCTACCCGGCATTCCGGTGCTTTGCACCTCCATGCCGGGCTACCACTCCGCCGTCCGCTGGCGCGGACTCGATGCTCCTATCGGTGCTCATCCGTGTTAGTTCCTCCGGGTTGAGTTCCTCTGGGTGAGTCTTCTTTTATCCCGTACTCTTTCCTGTTTTGCCCAAGACCCACGACCAGCGACCCACGACCCGATTTTCTCTGTGCTCTCCGTGTCTCTGTGGTAAAGCTTTCTTGTCTGCGCAAACAAGATCGCCACCAGCCTGCGCCGGTGGCGATTGGTGATGAACAGACTGGATTACGGCGCCTGCGCGCCCGCCGGCACCATCCAGATGTCGGCTTTCTTGCCGCCTTCCGTCCCGCCCTTGGTGTGGATGCGGGCGGCGTCGATACCCTTCGATTTCGACAGATAGGCAGCGGCGTTGGTGGCGCGACGCTCCGCCAGGCGCTTGGCCCCGGCTTCCTTCGCATCGGCCATCCCCACCAGCGTGACCGCGGAGTTCGGGTCCTGCTGCAGCTTGAGGGCGACGTCGTCCAGCACTGCCTTGGCCCGGTTGTCCACGTAGGCGCTGTTGTTCTTGAAAGCGATCTCATTCATCTTGGAGGCGGTGGGCGCCGCCGGGGGCGCTTCCACGTTGACCGTGGTGAGCGCGACCGCCGACAGATTGCGGTCGTCGGTGGCGGTGGCCTTCACGCTGATGCTGCCCACATCATTCGAAGTCAGCATGCCCACGTTGTCACGCTGGGTCATCGCGCCGCCGTTGGAGGCAAAGGCGAACTGCAGCGGGCGATTGTCGGGACTGCTGGCATCGCAGGTGATGGTCGAACTCTCTCCCACCCGGATGGTCGCCGGCTTGGCCATGCAGGAGATGGTGGGCGGGTTCATGGCGGCGGCGGGCGCCGGGGGCGCCGGCGGTGGCGGTTCTTCCATCTCCACCCCGTCTCCCACCACGATGTCTTCCAGGGAGAAGGTGATCATGCCGGTCGAACTCTTGGGGGTGACTGCCAGGACCACCAACTCCCCGAGGCTGATGCGCGGCAGTTCGCCGATCCGGGTGTAGGGGAACGTCGCCGGGTCCTTCTGCGTGTCTTCACTCTGGTAGACCTTGTAGGACAGCGAATCGGTGCGCTCCCGTCTGATGTCTTTATAGGTGCGGGTAACGCGGAAGTAGTCGCCGACCTTTACGCCCTGGCCGCTGCCCACATTGAGGTAGACCTTCCTGCCGGCGCCGACCTCGGCGTCAAAGTCCTTGGCCATGATGATGCGGCCGGTCAGCTTGCCGTTGGGCGGCGCGAAGCGGTCGAACCTGCTGGCGGGGCGCAGCGCGGGAATCTCGCGGGCGGCGAACGGGACCGCCACATCCCCCGGCACCATGGCATCACAGGCGAACTCCACCTGGGTGATGGCCGTGCTGCCGTTGAGTCCGATCACCAGCACCCGGCCGACGTCTGCATAAGGCTTGCCGCTGTCGCCGATCAACCGGGATTGGTCGTCAAAGTAGTGCATCACGTTCGGGTCCTGGATGTGGCGCACGATGGAATAGCGCTGGCCTTCCTGGAAGCCGCTGCCCGACAGATACACGTAATCGCGGGCGGCGAATTTCGTCTGGTGGGGCGTGGCCCATCCCGCGGCGACGTACTTGTCCTTCGGCACCGGCTGGTCGGTGATGAACCCGGCGCAATTCACGTCCGAATACGTGGGCGCCTGCACCTTGGCCACGATGTTGGTTTCGGCGACCTGAGGGGCGCTGGCCGCGGGCTGGGCAGGCTGCTGGGCCAGGGCGATGCCCGTCAGCAGGACGACCACTACGATTCGCTTCATATTGCCTCCGGACTTCCGAAGCCACGCGGCACCGGAAGCCTCGCACTCGACCGGCGCCCACCGCACTCCCCAGCGTGCCCGGTCTGGGCGCGATGGGTGCAAGCTGGCGTGCACCGGGCTTTCGGGTCGCAGCAAGACACTGCGCCCACCTTAGCTCTTCGCGTCGAACCGTAGCACCGCGGCCGGGGCCGGTCAAGGACACGCTATTTACTAGTAAAGCACCACGGGCCAAGTACTTCCGGGCGGGCGGCCGAATGCGGGGTTGCATAAAGATTGGTGCAGTGTAATACTCGGCCGATTTTTCATGGCAACCACCGCCACCTTCGTGCCCCGGCACCTGCCTCTACGGCTGCCCCGGGTCTGTGTGGCCGTGACCGCCAGCAATGCCGCCGACATGATTGCCAAGGCGGAGGCCCTGGCACGCGATAACCCCTTTATTGAGTTCAGGTTAGACTACATCCGGCAGCCGGGGTCGGCGCTCCCCAGGCTGCGCAGATTTCTTGAGTACCATCCCGAAGTTTTGGCGATCGGGACCTGTCGACGGGCGGCCAGCGGCGGCAAGTTCCGGGGGTCGGTGGCCGCCGAAGCCGACATTCTGGTCAAGGCTGCTGCCGTCGGCTGCCAGTTGCTGGACCTGGAGTTGCAAAGCGCCGTCGCCATGAAGCCGAAGGACCTGCAGCGGGTGCGCCACGCCGCGGCGCTCATCCTCTCCTCCCACGACTTCCGCGCCACCCGCAAGCTGGAGGAGACCTTCCGCAAGATGACCGCCTTTCCTGCGGACTTCTACAAGATCGTCAGCACCGCCACGCACCTCGCCGACAATGTGACTCTGATGAAATTCCTGGAGGAGAAGAGCCACCAGCGCTCGGTGATCGGCGTGTGCATGGGAGAGCAGGGGATCATCAGCCGGGTGCTGGGAGTGCGCGCCGGCAGCGCCTTCACCTTCGCCGCTGCCACCCCGGGCGAAGAGACCGCCCCCGGCCAGGTGGACAGCCGCACCTTGCGCGACGTCTACCGCATCGAGCAGGTGGAGAATTCGACCCGCGTGTACGGCGTCGCCGGCGATCCCATCGAGCACTCGCTGTCGCCGGCGATGATGAACGCCGCCTTCCGCCGCGAAACGGTGAACGCCGTCTACCTGGCGCTGCACGCCAAGAGCCTGGCCGACCTGATGGCCTGCGTGCGCCAGATCCCCATCCACGGGCTGAGCATCACCATGCCCTACAAGCAGGAGATCATCAAGCACCTGCACAACATCGAGCCGCTGGCCAACAAGATTGGCGCGGTCAACACCGTCATCCGTGCGCAGGATGGGAAGCTGTATGGCTTCAATACCGACGTGGCCGGGATCGTGCGTCCGCTGGAGCAGCGCCTGCCCCTGAAGGGGGCGAAGGTCCTGGTGCTGGGCGCGGGCGGGGCGGCGCGCGCCGCGGTGTTCGGGTTGAAGGAGCGGGGGGCGGAGGTCTTCATCGTCAACCGCAGCTCTTCTGCCGGCCAGAAGCTGGCCAAGAAGGCCAAGAGCAAGTTCCTTACCCAGAGCCAGATGCGCAAGCTGCAGTTCGACGCCATCATCAACGCGACGCCGGTGGGCATGGGCAGCGGCAAACAGTCTCCTCTGAAAGAGAAGGAGATCAACGCGCGTTTCCTGTTCGACCTGGTGTACGTCCCCGCCGAGACCCGCCTGATGAAGCTGGCGCGGGCCCGCGGGCTACAGGTCATCCCCGGCTCCGAGATGTTCGTGCAGCAGGGCGCGCGGCAATTCGAGATCTGGACCGGCAAGCCCGCGCCGGTCGAAGAGATGCAACGCATCGTCACCATGGCCCTGCAAGCGCCCAAGAAATAACTCGATCAGCGCGGGGGCGCCTGCGGCCTATGCCCTTCGTGGCAAGAACTGCCTAAGTGATTGGAAATGCAAGGTGCTTGTGGATCCGCAACGGCTTCCACAATTGTCGTGGACCAAATGCTGAGAGTCCGCGACGCGGTTGGGAGGATCTCACCGGAATCCATGCATCGGAATTGTTGCTATTTGCTGCGGGACGGTCTAGGATGAATACGGACGTTCGCCGCGGGCCTGCCGGCGCGGTTTTTGGGGCTCCGGATTCCCGGCCCAGCGGACTCCATCTCGCTTAACAGCCCGTACTCCACATCTGTCGGCCCCTGAATCCCGCGACCTTCGTTGGTCGCACCAGCCGTTTGTTTCGGAGCGATGATATGGCGTGGTACGCGTACTGCATCACCGAGCAGCAGGCTTTCCAAGGCGAGACTCGAGCTCGCAGACCCTTTCCCATCGAAGGTCTCAAAGGCATCCTCGGCGCCCAGGTGTTCGGGTACCCGAGCGGCGAATTCGCGATCATCGTCAGTGAGTACGACCGCGAAGGCCAGCAACTGGACCAGCGTGCCGTTCTCGACCATGCGCGGGTAGTGAGCGAGTGCTTCCGCAACACCACGGTGTTGCCCTTCCGCTTCGGCACCGTCTTCGAGAGCGACGAAGCTCTGCGCCGCGCGGTGCGCTCCAACCGCAAGGCCTTCGTGGACAGCGTCAGCCGGCTGCGGGGCAAGGCGGAGATGCACCTGAAGCTGCTGGTCAAGGACGGCTCCCTGCGCGAGGCGCTCACCGAGATCGTGCTGCCCGAGACAGCCGGGGGCGAATACCTGACCAAGCTTCGCGAGAAAGCCGTCCGGCAACGCGAGCGCCAGACCCGCGCCCGCGCCATCTCCGTCCAGGTGCACAAGCTGTTCAATCCGCTGGACGAGGAGGTATGCTGCAAGAAAGTGGATTCCGGCGGCATGCTCATCGACATCGCCCATCTCATCGACAATAAGTCGGTGGAGAAGTATCAGAACCGCTACAGCACGGTATCGAAGCACCTGAAGGACATCGAGGTGCAGATCAGCGGTCCGTGGCCCCCCTACCACTTCATGCCCAACAAAGTGCGCGCCAGCTGAGAAGGTTCCTGGTCATGCCGCGGCCGCCGGCGACGGCGGCCTTGGTGTTTATGCAACCGGGGTGCCGGCGAGTTGACGCTCCCTTTTGCCGGGGCCTATCATCTTAGGTTCGACAAGCGGCCCCGAGAGGACTCAGGGAAGAGAAAACGCTCCCGGCAATCATCCATGGATAAGAAGAAGCTCGAGCAATTCAAGAAGAAGCTGGAACAACGGCAGCAGGAGCTGCGGCGGACGGTCTCCCGCAACGTACAGGACGGGCGCGCGGCCGACAGCGAGGACATCGCCCAGGACATCGCCGACAAGGCGGCGAACTCCTATACCAAGGAATTCCTCTTCTCCCAGAGCAGCAACGACCGCGCCCTGCTGGCCCGCGTCGAGGAGGCCCTGGTCCGAATCCGCGAAGGCAGTTTCGGGGAATGCGTCAACTGCGGCGACGAAGTGAACGCCAAGCGCCTGGAAGCCGTCCCCTGGGCGCGCTACTGCATCAAGTGCCAGGAGAAGATCGAGCAAGGGCAGATCCAGGAGACCAGGCCGTAAGCAGTTTCTCGTTTTTCGTTCCTAGTTTCTAGAAGAAGAACGCCGCCGAGTGATCGGCGGCGTTTCGTTTTGTGCCGGGTATCTACTGCGGCTGCTGCGGCGGCCGACCTGCGGGGCGCTGCTGCTGTTGCTGATTCTGCTGCTGGTTCTGTTGCTGCTGCTGCTGCTGCTGCTGCTGCGTTCCCGATTGCTGTTGCTGGCCGCCGAGCACCGCGCCCAGAATGTCCTGCCAGCCGCCGGTCTTCTTTTGCGGCTGCTGTGGCTGCGTAGTGCCGGTCTGCTGTGGTGGTTGTTGCTGCGCCGGCGGTTGCGGTTGCCCGGTGATGGTCCCCAGGATGCCCTCCAGCCCGCCCGGCTGCCGGCCTTGCTTCCCGCTCGTCTGCTGGCCCTTCTGTCCGCCCAGGATCGTCCCCAGGATGCCGGTCATTGCCCCCGGATCGGCCATGGTGGGGATGATGTTGCGCAGCTTCATCTGCGCGATCTGTTCCAGGTCGGGGGCGAAGCCGGGATGCTGGAAGGTCCCGGTGACGATGATGGGGATCACCAGCTCGCCCTTGTTGTTGGCCAGCGCGGTGTTCATGAAGCCGCCGATCTGCGTGCCGCCCACGGTATCGCTCATGGCCTTGCTGAGCACAGCGGTGACGTGCATGTTCAAGGACTGGTCGGCGAGGTTCACCGCGCCCACCGCGCCCAGCGTGCCGCCGTCGAGCACCGCCTTGAGGTTGTTGGTCTGGGCGACGCCGTTGCGCACGTCGAAGTTGCCGGTCAACTGCACCAGGTTGGTGAAACCGCGGTCAACTGGCTGCGCGCCGCCGCCCACGAAGCGGGCGATCTGCGACAACTGATGCATCACGTCGATGCCGGCCAGTCTTCCCTTGGTGAGGTTCAGGTCCAGCCTGCCGTTCAATGAGCGCGCCATCTGGTCGGCGTTGGATCCGCTGAAGCTCAGCCCACTGCTGTTGGCCGCCAGCAGGCCGTACAGCGTCTGCTTCAGCGACGAGACCGACGACAGCAGCTTGTTGGCGTCCACGCCGTTCATCCTGGTGCTGACCGTGTACACCGAGGGTGTGGGCCGGGTGTCCACCACGATCGCGCCGGACTGAGTGCCGCCGTAGAGCTCGGCGGTGATGGGCTCCAGGCGGATCAGGCCGCGGTCCAGGGTCACGTTGCTGCGCGCGTTGGTCAGCACCAACTGGTCGTAGTGGATGGCGCCGATCGTCAGCGTGCCCGCACCGGTAGCGCGCGCGAGCAGGCTCGGCTCGGCGCCCGCGGCGTAGGCTGGCGGCACCAGGGAGAGCGACGCCGTCTTCTGCGGCGCCGGCTGCACGCTGGGGAACATCTGCTGCCACTCGGCGACGATCATGCGGTCGGCGGAGAGCGTGAACTGCACCTGGGGCGCGGAGAAGTTCCGCAAGGTCAGTGTGCCGGTCGCATTGGTGGAGCCGAGCGAGCCTTTGAAGTTCTCCAGCACCACCGAGTTCTGGGTGAAGCGCAGGTTGGCGTTCTGCACCAGCAGCGGCTTGGTGATCTGCGGCGTGTTCAGCGCGGCTCCCTGGATGCCGCCGTTGCCGGAAAAGTTCATCGCCGACATGTCCTTCATGAGACCCGTAGCGTGGAGGTCAAGCGCCACAGTGCCGCTGCCCGCCATGCCCTGCACCGCGGAAACGCCGTACGCCTTCGCGATGTTGATCAGCTCGGCGAGCCGGGCGTTGGCCGTGCGCAGCCCTAGGTCGACCTTGGGCGACGGCGAGGCGTAATCCGACAGCGTGAATCGCGCCGTCAGCGAAGTCGAGCCGGTGCTGGCGGTGAACTCGTTGGAGCGGATCGCCTGTGGCGAGAGCGCCAGTTCGATGGCCTGGACCTGCACCGGACTGGGCAGGTCCTTGCCGGCGATATTCAGGCCCTGCGCGGAGAGTGTCCCGTTGAGCTCCGGCTTGGTGGCGGCGCCCTGGGCGTGGATGTCGGCATTCAGCTTGCCGCTGATCTTCATTCCCGGGTCGAAGGCGACCCCGAAAGCGGCCGCCAACCGCGCCGCTTCATCGATGGAG
The Terriglobales bacterium DNA segment above includes these coding regions:
- a CDS encoding TraR/DksA family transcriptional regulator → MDKKKLEQFKKKLEQRQQELRRTVSRNVQDGRAADSEDIAQDIADKAANSYTKEFLFSQSSNDRALLARVEEALVRIREGSFGECVNCGDEVNAKRLEAVPWARYCIKCQEKIEQGQIQETRP
- a CDS encoding AsmA family protein, yielding MRKVAVIILVLLAVVIIAALALPAFLDVNRYHDRIQTELQKKLNRQVSLGPMHLSLLPLAFRVENAVIGDDPDFRSPRPFAQAEELYVTAKLMPLLHGDVQMDSLELRTPRIELIRNAQGTWNFSSLGHKATASTTAPAAPPQQAPQQPQAQPQPQAFIIRELTIRDGQVALTDLQKRQARAVYDHIDLSVGGYEPGKAFDIALAAHLPGQGAQRVQLSGRAGPIPEGALTAMPFDGTFKLDQVSLAAAQRFLNTQALTGTDAIASGDAKVRNHQGKLASSGSLKLENARVHGTDIGYPIALDYDLSDDLNSDAIHIAKGDLKLGSTPLSISGTLNTRPTPSQVDLRVNASNVSIDEAARLAAAFGVAFDPGMKISGKLNADIHAQGAATKPELNGTLSAQGLNIAGKDLPSPVQVQAIELALSPQAIRSNEFTASTGSTSLTARFTLSDYASPSPKVDLGLRTANARLAELINIAKAYGVSAVQGMAGSGTVALDLHATGLMKDMSAMNFSGNGGIQGAALNTPQITKPLLVQNANLRFTQNSVVLENFKGSLGSTNATGTLTLRNFSAPQVQFTLSADRMIVAEWQQMFPSVQPAPQKTASLSLVPPAYAAGAEPSLLARATGAGTLTIGAIHYDQLVLTNARSNVTLDRGLIRLEPITAELYGGTQSGAIVVDTRPTPSVYTVSTRMNGVDANKLLSSVSSLKQTLYGLLAANSSGLSFSGSNADQMARSLNGRLDLNLTKGRLAGIDVMHQLSQIARFVGGGAQPVDRGFTNLVQLTGNFDVRNGVAQTNNLKAVLDGGTLGAVGAVNLADQSLNMHVTAVLSKAMSDTVGGTQIGGFMNTALANNKGELVIPIIVTGTFQHPGFAPDLEQIAQMKLRNIIPTMADPGAMTGILGTILGGQKGQQTSGKQGRQPGGLEGILGTITGQPQPPAQQQPPQQTGTTQPQQPQKKTGGWQDILGAVLGGQQQQSGTQQQQQQQQQQNQQQNQQQQQRPAGRPPQQPQ